In Malus sylvestris chromosome 16, drMalSylv7.2, whole genome shotgun sequence, the following are encoded in one genomic region:
- the LOC126606993 gene encoding uncharacterized protein LOC126606993 isoform X2, whose translation MNGEVPGTSGRQLCRDTTDDVRSGRNAADENETNVCLQTGEEFSTEFLQDRIAQRRLAPVVTGIDQPQSRKLGSNINQHPKPVYKHLGGAMGVKRIDSDCSSEFSDFSPVAPKGFLADIQKNVYPSNMSRYYWEYGSMAQASGKFAGEVDRDRVIPRPTTPPFYVVDSPQSYTPHGQVFADGLSFKMKFLCSFGGRILPRPNDGKLRYVGGDTRILSIRNGTNLEELIKKTFAICNQHHTIKYQLPGEDLDALVSVCSDEDLLHMIEEYHELERTEGSQRLRLFLVPLSETEIPSSVEARVTHPIGADCEFVFAVNGMLDRSPRKSSSGQSLASQTSQYGNMSDYSPTFNRDSPTAAYFETKDYSPSSSNALGALPKPAPQFLATLQIPKKSFNQSPPISPVPLQHRDPKSSNVQLYLDRSYCDGSGGIAPSAMEKLPCDNSYYLDAGDSNDNLHHEPPLLNHHHHNKYLAENYRTKKSHIVHSHNRSFSENFVPSAQYGKSGMKSERLVILEKDLHSEKSISRPEDTVGLSSGSGERDASHHRIMHAVLSDPQLQEHVQTTSKGEVIPVLSLKYRLEKSPSLKIQRSSQEQHVQQKVILDGKHQIAKYGNQFTARRPDQCKVERALEMLNQTDMDDICADKKWTHFEGNVEVTSNDIVMEFKKEQDANCLRSGCLASEHSQCPGSGISGSSNPKTEGSEDNMGPQGYGLDTISQFSLRSENCTWDQRCAIAETISSQPVSHRSRELLPVASQEFLVSTYKLATTAAPDGEFSLHDKEPMNYPNVGLSRQSSEVTNCEDAIPAQLQPLDSWHDNKLTDSVVIVEDLTNMTPSGIPASKVVYHVSHTEDEASDDCSSPGETVTGSLAPASDNKAMTADGSHRHETISDVAIAEMEAGIYGLQIIKNDDLEELQELGSGTYGTVYHGKWRGTDVAIKRIKKSCFSGRSSEQDRLTKDFWREAKILSTLHHPNVVAFYGVVPDGRGGTLATVAEYMVNGSLRHALIRKDSLQILHAECLIVERGS comes from the exons ATGAATGGTGAGGTTCCTGGTACGTCTGGTCGACAGTTGTGCAGAGATACAACAGATGATGTTCGAAGTGGGAGAAATGCTGCAGACGAAAATGAGACTAATGTTTGTCTACAGACTGGTGAGGAATTTTCAACGGAGTTTCTGCAGGATCGTATTGCACAAAGAAGATTAGCCCCAGTAGTGACTGGAATTGATCAACCCCAGTCGAGAAAGTTGGGTTCTAATATAAACCAACACCCTAAACCGGTTTACAAGCATCTTGGTGGTGCTATGGGGGTGAAGAGAATAGATTCCGATTGTAGTTCAGAATTCTCAGATTTTAGTCCAGTTGCTCCTAAAGGTTTTCTGGCGGACATACAGAAAAATGTTTATCCTAGTAACATGAGCAGATACTACTGGGAATATGGTTCTATGGCGCAAGCATCGGGTAAGTTTGCGGGTGAAGTTGACCGTGATCGGGTTATACCAAGACCAACTACGCCTCCTTTTTATGTTGTGGACTCCCCTCAATCATACACTCCTCATGGCCAAGTATTTGCTGATGGTTTAtcttttaaaatgaaatttcTCTGCAGCTTTGGGGGAAGAATATTGCCTCGGCCAAATGATGGGAAGCTCCGATATGTAGGTGGAGATACACGGATTTTATCTATTCGCAATGGCACCAATTTGGAGGAACTAATCAAGAAGACATTTGCAATTTGCAACCAACATCACACTATCAAGTACCAGCTTCCAGGTGAGGATCTTGATGCACTTGTATCTGTTTGTTCCGACGAGGACCTTCTTCATATGATAGAGGAATATCATGAGCTAGAAAGAACCGAGGGTTCTCAAAGACTGAGGCTCTTCCTTGTACCTTTATCTGAAACGGAGATCCCAAGTTCTGTCGAGGCAAGGGTAACACATCCAATCGGTGCTGACTGTGAATTTGTTTTTGCTGTTAATGGTATGTTAGACCGAAGTCCTCGGAAAAGCTCTAGCGGGCAAAGTTTGGCCAGCCAGACTAGCCAGTACGGAAATATGTCAGATTATAGTCCAACCTTTAATAGAGACTCTCCTACAGCTGCATATTTTGAGACCAAAGATTATAGCCCCAGTTCCTCAAACGCATTGGGTGCATTGCCTAAACCAGCTCCTCAGTTCTTAGCTACTCTTCAGATCCCAAAGAAGTCCTTTAATCAATCCCCTCCAATATCTCCCGTTCCACTCCAACATAGAGATCCCAAGAGTTCTAATGTGCAGCTTTATTTGGATCGATCATATTGTGATGGTAGTGGAGGCATTGCTCCCTCTGCTATGGAAAAACTTCCCTGCGACAATAGCTATTATCTTGATGCAGGGGACAGTAACGATAACCTTCATCATGAGCCTCCATTGTTAAATCACCATCATCATAACAAATATTTGGCTGAAAATTACCGGACTAAAAAGTCCCACATTGTGCACTCCCACAATCGTAGCTTTAGCGAAAATTTTGTGCCTTCTGCACAGTATGGCAAAAGTGGTATGAAATCTGAGAGACTTGTGATTCTGGAAAAGGACCTCCATTCAGAAAAATCTATCTCTCGTCCTGAAGATACAGTGGGGCTATCTTCAGGGTCTGGTGAAAGAGATGCTTCTCACCACAGAATAATGCATGCAGTACTTTCTGACCCTCAGTTGCAGGAACATGTTCAGACGACCTCCAAAGGAGAAGTTATCCCAGTGCTCTCACTGAAATATAGACTAGAAAAATCACCTTCGTTGAAGATACAAAGGTCCTCACAAGAACAGCATGTGCAACAGAAAGTGATTCTTGATGGGAAACATCAAATTGCTAAATACGGTAATCAATTCACGGCCAGGAGACCTGACCAATGTAAAGTGGAACGAGCTCTGGAGATGTTGAACCAGACAGACATGGATGACATTTGTGCTGATAAAAAATGGACACACTTTGAAGGAAATGTTGAAGTTACATCAAATGATATTGTCATGGAATTTAAGAAGGAACAAGATGCAAACTGCCTTCGCAGTGGTTGTTTAGCTTCAGAACATTCACAATGCCCTGGAAGTGGGATTTCTGGTTCATCAAACCCCAAAACTGAAGGTTCTGAAGATAATATGGGCCCCCAAGGCTATGGACTTGACACAATTTCTCAGTTTTCTCTTAGGAGCGAAAACTGTACTTGGGATCAGCGATGTGCTATAGCTGAGACAATTAGCAGTCAACCAGTTTCTCATCGGTCCCGTGAACTTCTACCTGTTGCATCTCAGGAGTTCTTAGTCTCCACATAT AAATTGGCTACAACTGCTGCACCAGACGGAGAATTTTCTCTCCATGATAAGGAACCAATGAATTATCCTAACGTAGGTCTCAGCAGACAGTCTTCTGAAGTAACCAACTGTGAAGATGCTATCCCCGCCCAGTTACAGCCACTGGATAGTTGGCATGACAACAAACTGACGGACTCGGTAGTTATTGTAGAGGACTTGACTAATATGACACCATCTGGTATCCCTGCCTCTAAAGTGGTCTATCATGTCTCGCATACAGAAGATGAGGCCAGTGATGATTGTTCATCACCTGGAGAAACAGTGACCGGAAGTTTAGCTCCAGCATCTGATAACAAG GCTATGACAGCTGATGGCAGTCATAGGCATGAAACTATCAGCGACGTCGCAATAGCCGAAATGGAAGCAGGCATCTATGGTTTGCAG ATCATAAAGAATGATGATCTCGAAGAACTGCAAGAGTTAGGATCCGGTACATATGGAACTGTCTATCATGGCAAATGGAGAGGAACAGATGTTGCAATTAAGAGGATAAAAAAGAGTTGTTTCTCTGGAAGATCATCAGAGCAAGATCGACTG ACTAAGGACTTCTGGAGAGAGGCAAAGATTCTTTCCACCCTTCACCATCCAAATGTGGTAGCATTTTATGGGGTAGTGCCTGATGGGCGTGGAGGAACGTTGGCAACTGTAGCTGAATACATGGTGAATGGATCGTTGAGGCATGCCCTAATAAGGAAAGATAG TCTTCAGATTCTTCATGCAGAGTGCTTGATCGTCGAAAGAGGCTCATAA
- the LOC126606993 gene encoding uncharacterized protein LOC126606993 isoform X3: protein MNGEVPGTSGRQLCRDTTDDVRSGRNAADENETNVCLQTGEEFSTEFLQDRIAQRRLAPVVTGIDQPQSRKLGSNINQHPKPVYKHLGGAMGVKRIDSDCSSEFSDFSPVAPKGFLADIQKNVYPSNMSRYYWEYGSMAQASGKFAGEVDRDRVIPRPTTPPFYVVDSPQSYTPHGQVFADGLSFKMKFLCSFGGRILPRPNDGKLRYVGGDTRILSIRNGTNLEELIKKTFAICNQHHTIKYQLPGEDLDALVSVCSDEDLLHMIEEYHELERTEGSQRLRLFLVPLSETEIPSSVEARVTHPIGADCEFVFAVNGMLDRSPRKSSSGQSLASQTSQYGNMSDYSPTFNRDSPTAAYFETKDYSPSSSNALGALPKPAPQFLATLQIPKKSFNQSPPISPVPLQHRDPKSSNVQLYLDRSYCDGSGGIAPSAMEKLPCDNSYYLDAGDSNDNLHHEPPLLNHHHHNKYLAENYRTKKSHIVHSHNRSFSENFVPSAQYGKSGMKSERLVILEKDLHSEKSISRPEDTVGLSSGSGERDASHHRIMHAVLSDPQLQEHVQTTSKGEVIPVLSLKYRLEKSPSLKIQRSSQEQHVQQKVILDGKHQIAKYGNQFTARRPDQCKVERALEMLNQTDMDDICADKKWTHFEGNVEVTSNDIVMEFKKEQDANCLRSGCLASEHSQCPGSGISGSSNPKTEGSEDNMGPQGYGLDTISQFSLRSENCTWDQRCAIAETISSQPVSHRSRELLPVASQEFLVSTYKLATTAAPDGEFSLHDKEPMNYPNVGLSRQSSEVTNCEDAIPAQLQPLDSWHDNKLTDSVVIVEDLTNMTPSGIPASKVVYHVSHTEDEASDDCSSPGETVTGSLAPASDNKAMTADGSHRHETISDVAIAEMEAGIYGLQIIKNDDLEELQELGSGTYGTVYHGKWRGTDVAIKRIKKSCFSGRSSEQDRLTKDFWREAKILSTLHHPNVVAFYGVVPDGRGGTLATVAEYMVNGSLRHALIRKDRFFMQSA from the exons ATGAATGGTGAGGTTCCTGGTACGTCTGGTCGACAGTTGTGCAGAGATACAACAGATGATGTTCGAAGTGGGAGAAATGCTGCAGACGAAAATGAGACTAATGTTTGTCTACAGACTGGTGAGGAATTTTCAACGGAGTTTCTGCAGGATCGTATTGCACAAAGAAGATTAGCCCCAGTAGTGACTGGAATTGATCAACCCCAGTCGAGAAAGTTGGGTTCTAATATAAACCAACACCCTAAACCGGTTTACAAGCATCTTGGTGGTGCTATGGGGGTGAAGAGAATAGATTCCGATTGTAGTTCAGAATTCTCAGATTTTAGTCCAGTTGCTCCTAAAGGTTTTCTGGCGGACATACAGAAAAATGTTTATCCTAGTAACATGAGCAGATACTACTGGGAATATGGTTCTATGGCGCAAGCATCGGGTAAGTTTGCGGGTGAAGTTGACCGTGATCGGGTTATACCAAGACCAACTACGCCTCCTTTTTATGTTGTGGACTCCCCTCAATCATACACTCCTCATGGCCAAGTATTTGCTGATGGTTTAtcttttaaaatgaaatttcTCTGCAGCTTTGGGGGAAGAATATTGCCTCGGCCAAATGATGGGAAGCTCCGATATGTAGGTGGAGATACACGGATTTTATCTATTCGCAATGGCACCAATTTGGAGGAACTAATCAAGAAGACATTTGCAATTTGCAACCAACATCACACTATCAAGTACCAGCTTCCAGGTGAGGATCTTGATGCACTTGTATCTGTTTGTTCCGACGAGGACCTTCTTCATATGATAGAGGAATATCATGAGCTAGAAAGAACCGAGGGTTCTCAAAGACTGAGGCTCTTCCTTGTACCTTTATCTGAAACGGAGATCCCAAGTTCTGTCGAGGCAAGGGTAACACATCCAATCGGTGCTGACTGTGAATTTGTTTTTGCTGTTAATGGTATGTTAGACCGAAGTCCTCGGAAAAGCTCTAGCGGGCAAAGTTTGGCCAGCCAGACTAGCCAGTACGGAAATATGTCAGATTATAGTCCAACCTTTAATAGAGACTCTCCTACAGCTGCATATTTTGAGACCAAAGATTATAGCCCCAGTTCCTCAAACGCATTGGGTGCATTGCCTAAACCAGCTCCTCAGTTCTTAGCTACTCTTCAGATCCCAAAGAAGTCCTTTAATCAATCCCCTCCAATATCTCCCGTTCCACTCCAACATAGAGATCCCAAGAGTTCTAATGTGCAGCTTTATTTGGATCGATCATATTGTGATGGTAGTGGAGGCATTGCTCCCTCTGCTATGGAAAAACTTCCCTGCGACAATAGCTATTATCTTGATGCAGGGGACAGTAACGATAACCTTCATCATGAGCCTCCATTGTTAAATCACCATCATCATAACAAATATTTGGCTGAAAATTACCGGACTAAAAAGTCCCACATTGTGCACTCCCACAATCGTAGCTTTAGCGAAAATTTTGTGCCTTCTGCACAGTATGGCAAAAGTGGTATGAAATCTGAGAGACTTGTGATTCTGGAAAAGGACCTCCATTCAGAAAAATCTATCTCTCGTCCTGAAGATACAGTGGGGCTATCTTCAGGGTCTGGTGAAAGAGATGCTTCTCACCACAGAATAATGCATGCAGTACTTTCTGACCCTCAGTTGCAGGAACATGTTCAGACGACCTCCAAAGGAGAAGTTATCCCAGTGCTCTCACTGAAATATAGACTAGAAAAATCACCTTCGTTGAAGATACAAAGGTCCTCACAAGAACAGCATGTGCAACAGAAAGTGATTCTTGATGGGAAACATCAAATTGCTAAATACGGTAATCAATTCACGGCCAGGAGACCTGACCAATGTAAAGTGGAACGAGCTCTGGAGATGTTGAACCAGACAGACATGGATGACATTTGTGCTGATAAAAAATGGACACACTTTGAAGGAAATGTTGAAGTTACATCAAATGATATTGTCATGGAATTTAAGAAGGAACAAGATGCAAACTGCCTTCGCAGTGGTTGTTTAGCTTCAGAACATTCACAATGCCCTGGAAGTGGGATTTCTGGTTCATCAAACCCCAAAACTGAAGGTTCTGAAGATAATATGGGCCCCCAAGGCTATGGACTTGACACAATTTCTCAGTTTTCTCTTAGGAGCGAAAACTGTACTTGGGATCAGCGATGTGCTATAGCTGAGACAATTAGCAGTCAACCAGTTTCTCATCGGTCCCGTGAACTTCTACCTGTTGCATCTCAGGAGTTCTTAGTCTCCACATAT AAATTGGCTACAACTGCTGCACCAGACGGAGAATTTTCTCTCCATGATAAGGAACCAATGAATTATCCTAACGTAGGTCTCAGCAGACAGTCTTCTGAAGTAACCAACTGTGAAGATGCTATCCCCGCCCAGTTACAGCCACTGGATAGTTGGCATGACAACAAACTGACGGACTCGGTAGTTATTGTAGAGGACTTGACTAATATGACACCATCTGGTATCCCTGCCTCTAAAGTGGTCTATCATGTCTCGCATACAGAAGATGAGGCCAGTGATGATTGTTCATCACCTGGAGAAACAGTGACCGGAAGTTTAGCTCCAGCATCTGATAACAAG GCTATGACAGCTGATGGCAGTCATAGGCATGAAACTATCAGCGACGTCGCAATAGCCGAAATGGAAGCAGGCATCTATGGTTTGCAG ATCATAAAGAATGATGATCTCGAAGAACTGCAAGAGTTAGGATCCGGTACATATGGAACTGTCTATCATGGCAAATGGAGAGGAACAGATGTTGCAATTAAGAGGATAAAAAAGAGTTGTTTCTCTGGAAGATCATCAGAGCAAGATCGACTG ACTAAGGACTTCTGGAGAGAGGCAAAGATTCTTTCCACCCTTCACCATCCAAATGTGGTAGCATTTTATGGGGTAGTGCCTGATGGGCGTGGAGGAACGTTGGCAACTGTAGCTGAATACATGGTGAATGGATCGTTGAGGCATGCCCTAATAAGGAAAGATAG ATTCTTCATGCAGAGTGCTTGA
- the LOC126606993 gene encoding uncharacterized protein LOC126606993 isoform X1, giving the protein MNGEVPGTSGRQLCRDTTDDVRSGRNAADENETNVCLQTGEEFSTEFLQDRIAQRRLAPVVTGIDQPQSRKLGSNINQHPKPVYKHLGGAMGVKRIDSDCSSEFSDFSPVAPKGFLADIQKNVYPSNMSRYYWEYGSMAQASGKFAGEVDRDRVIPRPTTPPFYVVDSPQSYTPHGQVFADGLSFKMKFLCSFGGRILPRPNDGKLRYVGGDTRILSIRNGTNLEELIKKTFAICNQHHTIKYQLPGEDLDALVSVCSDEDLLHMIEEYHELERTEGSQRLRLFLVPLSETEIPSSVEARVTHPIGADCEFVFAVNGMLDRSPRKSSSGQSLASQTSQYGNMSDYSPTFNRDSPTAAYFETKDYSPSSSNALGALPKPAPQFLATLQIPKKSFNQSPPISPVPLQHRDPKSSNVQLYLDRSYCDGSGGIAPSAMEKLPCDNSYYLDAGDSNDNLHHEPPLLNHHHHNKYLAENYRTKKSHIVHSHNRSFSENFVPSAQYGKSGMKSERLVILEKDLHSEKSISRPEDTVGLSSGSGERDASHHRIMHAVLSDPQLQEHVQTTSKGEVIPVLSLKYRLEKSPSLKIQRSSQEQHVQQKVILDGKHQIAKYGNQFTARRPDQCKVERALEMLNQTDMDDICADKKWTHFEGNVEVTSNDIVMEFKKEQDANCLRSGCLASEHSQCPGSGISGSSNPKTEGSEDNMGPQGYGLDTISQFSLRSENCTWDQRCAIAETISSQPVSHRSRELLPVASQEFLVSTYKLATTAAPDGEFSLHDKEPMNYPNVGLSRQSSEVTNCEDAIPAQLQPLDSWHDNKLTDSVVIVEDLTNMTPSGIPASKVVYHVSHTEDEASDDCSSPGETVTGSLAPASDNKAMTADGSHRHETISDVAIAEMEAGIYGLQIIKNDDLEELQELGSGTYGTVYHGKWRGTDVAIKRIKKSCFSGRSSEQDRLTKDFWREAKILSTLHHPNVVAFYGVVPDGRGGTLATVAEYMVNGSLRHALIRKDRVLDRRKRLIILMDTAFGMEYLHFKNIVHFDLKCDNLLVNLRDPERPICKVGDFGLSRIKRNTLVSGGVRGTLPWMAPELLNGSSNRVSEKVDVFSFGIVMWEILTGEEPYANMHCGAIIGGIVNNTLRPPIPKRCDSEWKNLMEQCWSPDPADRPSFTEITHSLRDMSTALHKKRPSLASR; this is encoded by the exons ATGAATGGTGAGGTTCCTGGTACGTCTGGTCGACAGTTGTGCAGAGATACAACAGATGATGTTCGAAGTGGGAGAAATGCTGCAGACGAAAATGAGACTAATGTTTGTCTACAGACTGGTGAGGAATTTTCAACGGAGTTTCTGCAGGATCGTATTGCACAAAGAAGATTAGCCCCAGTAGTGACTGGAATTGATCAACCCCAGTCGAGAAAGTTGGGTTCTAATATAAACCAACACCCTAAACCGGTTTACAAGCATCTTGGTGGTGCTATGGGGGTGAAGAGAATAGATTCCGATTGTAGTTCAGAATTCTCAGATTTTAGTCCAGTTGCTCCTAAAGGTTTTCTGGCGGACATACAGAAAAATGTTTATCCTAGTAACATGAGCAGATACTACTGGGAATATGGTTCTATGGCGCAAGCATCGGGTAAGTTTGCGGGTGAAGTTGACCGTGATCGGGTTATACCAAGACCAACTACGCCTCCTTTTTATGTTGTGGACTCCCCTCAATCATACACTCCTCATGGCCAAGTATTTGCTGATGGTTTAtcttttaaaatgaaatttcTCTGCAGCTTTGGGGGAAGAATATTGCCTCGGCCAAATGATGGGAAGCTCCGATATGTAGGTGGAGATACACGGATTTTATCTATTCGCAATGGCACCAATTTGGAGGAACTAATCAAGAAGACATTTGCAATTTGCAACCAACATCACACTATCAAGTACCAGCTTCCAGGTGAGGATCTTGATGCACTTGTATCTGTTTGTTCCGACGAGGACCTTCTTCATATGATAGAGGAATATCATGAGCTAGAAAGAACCGAGGGTTCTCAAAGACTGAGGCTCTTCCTTGTACCTTTATCTGAAACGGAGATCCCAAGTTCTGTCGAGGCAAGGGTAACACATCCAATCGGTGCTGACTGTGAATTTGTTTTTGCTGTTAATGGTATGTTAGACCGAAGTCCTCGGAAAAGCTCTAGCGGGCAAAGTTTGGCCAGCCAGACTAGCCAGTACGGAAATATGTCAGATTATAGTCCAACCTTTAATAGAGACTCTCCTACAGCTGCATATTTTGAGACCAAAGATTATAGCCCCAGTTCCTCAAACGCATTGGGTGCATTGCCTAAACCAGCTCCTCAGTTCTTAGCTACTCTTCAGATCCCAAAGAAGTCCTTTAATCAATCCCCTCCAATATCTCCCGTTCCACTCCAACATAGAGATCCCAAGAGTTCTAATGTGCAGCTTTATTTGGATCGATCATATTGTGATGGTAGTGGAGGCATTGCTCCCTCTGCTATGGAAAAACTTCCCTGCGACAATAGCTATTATCTTGATGCAGGGGACAGTAACGATAACCTTCATCATGAGCCTCCATTGTTAAATCACCATCATCATAACAAATATTTGGCTGAAAATTACCGGACTAAAAAGTCCCACATTGTGCACTCCCACAATCGTAGCTTTAGCGAAAATTTTGTGCCTTCTGCACAGTATGGCAAAAGTGGTATGAAATCTGAGAGACTTGTGATTCTGGAAAAGGACCTCCATTCAGAAAAATCTATCTCTCGTCCTGAAGATACAGTGGGGCTATCTTCAGGGTCTGGTGAAAGAGATGCTTCTCACCACAGAATAATGCATGCAGTACTTTCTGACCCTCAGTTGCAGGAACATGTTCAGACGACCTCCAAAGGAGAAGTTATCCCAGTGCTCTCACTGAAATATAGACTAGAAAAATCACCTTCGTTGAAGATACAAAGGTCCTCACAAGAACAGCATGTGCAACAGAAAGTGATTCTTGATGGGAAACATCAAATTGCTAAATACGGTAATCAATTCACGGCCAGGAGACCTGACCAATGTAAAGTGGAACGAGCTCTGGAGATGTTGAACCAGACAGACATGGATGACATTTGTGCTGATAAAAAATGGACACACTTTGAAGGAAATGTTGAAGTTACATCAAATGATATTGTCATGGAATTTAAGAAGGAACAAGATGCAAACTGCCTTCGCAGTGGTTGTTTAGCTTCAGAACATTCACAATGCCCTGGAAGTGGGATTTCTGGTTCATCAAACCCCAAAACTGAAGGTTCTGAAGATAATATGGGCCCCCAAGGCTATGGACTTGACACAATTTCTCAGTTTTCTCTTAGGAGCGAAAACTGTACTTGGGATCAGCGATGTGCTATAGCTGAGACAATTAGCAGTCAACCAGTTTCTCATCGGTCCCGTGAACTTCTACCTGTTGCATCTCAGGAGTTCTTAGTCTCCACATAT AAATTGGCTACAACTGCTGCACCAGACGGAGAATTTTCTCTCCATGATAAGGAACCAATGAATTATCCTAACGTAGGTCTCAGCAGACAGTCTTCTGAAGTAACCAACTGTGAAGATGCTATCCCCGCCCAGTTACAGCCACTGGATAGTTGGCATGACAACAAACTGACGGACTCGGTAGTTATTGTAGAGGACTTGACTAATATGACACCATCTGGTATCCCTGCCTCTAAAGTGGTCTATCATGTCTCGCATACAGAAGATGAGGCCAGTGATGATTGTTCATCACCTGGAGAAACAGTGACCGGAAGTTTAGCTCCAGCATCTGATAACAAG GCTATGACAGCTGATGGCAGTCATAGGCATGAAACTATCAGCGACGTCGCAATAGCCGAAATGGAAGCAGGCATCTATGGTTTGCAG ATCATAAAGAATGATGATCTCGAAGAACTGCAAGAGTTAGGATCCGGTACATATGGAACTGTCTATCATGGCAAATGGAGAGGAACAGATGTTGCAATTAAGAGGATAAAAAAGAGTTGTTTCTCTGGAAGATCATCAGAGCAAGATCGACTG ACTAAGGACTTCTGGAGAGAGGCAAAGATTCTTTCCACCCTTCACCATCCAAATGTGGTAGCATTTTATGGGGTAGTGCCTGATGGGCGTGGAGGAACGTTGGCAACTGTAGCTGAATACATGGTGAATGGATCGTTGAGGCATGCCCTAATAAGGAAAGATAG AGTGCTTGATCGTCGAAAGAGGCTCATAATCTTAATGGACACAGCTTTCGGCATGGAGTATTtgcatttcaaaaatattgttCACTTTGATTTGAAGTGTGACAACTTACTTGTTAATTTGAGGGATCCCGAACGGCCCATATGCAAG GTTGGAGATTTTGGTTTGTCAAGAATTAAGCGCAACACACTAGTATCTGGTGGTGTGCGAGGAACCCTTCCGTGGATGGCACCAGAACTATTAAATGGGAGCAGCAACCGGGTTTCTGAGAAG GTTGATGTTTTCTCATTTGGTATCGTAATGTGGGAGATCCTGACTGGGGAGGAGCCGTACGCTAACATGCACTGTGGTGCCATTATTG GGGGAATTGTAAATAACACACTGAGGCCGCCTATTCCAAAGCGTTGTGATTCTGAATGGAAAAATCTAATGGAACAATGCTGGTCACCGGATCCTGCTGATCGCCCATCGTTCACGGAGATAACACATAGTCTGCGTGACATGTCAACGGCACTCCATAAAAAGCGGCCTAGTCTTGCAAGTAGATGA